The genomic region ttaatttatttttaatttgttggaaaacatttattttaaatttttaatgtatttgatgtattatgtttttttttccaaaatttgcttttatataaaaataatattataaaaattaattaatatgggCTAAGCCGGACTTgggttttagtatttttatctaGATCGAGCTTGGGACAAAATTTTTGACTCATTTTATAGGCTCGGGCAAAGGGCCTAAGATTTTGTCCCAACCCGCCTGAACCCGGCCTGACCCATGATCACATATAAGTTGAACCTATACCAttactacatatatatatatttaatatttaaacactTTATGAAGTTTGTGGCACCCTTAATCGGATCACaattcaattatgaaattataaaatatctcttattttaaattactattaacaatattatatgacacttttataaaaattttaaataaaatgaataaaaaattacaaatttgaaGATTGAATGTGTATTCAATAATATTAAAGTACAAATTCATTACCATTCCacctatatttattattaaataattttaaaaaatatttttaatatcaaatattttattccaCCAGCATCATAGGTGTGACAAAATCTAATATGATATTAACAAAATTCATATTTGCCCAAGtttgattcaatttaaaatatgagtctCAAAGTTATTTAAGTACATCTATATTGTAAATGATTAACTTTTTTAGACTTgtcaaaattttttagaaagttgcattagttttaatttaatattataatgttagaGTTCAAGCTCGATTTATATTCGATTGGGTTTAATTGTTTTGTGCAAGCCCaatttttatctaatatttctatttaaacCCTCACAATTTAAAGTAGAATTTGGAGTTTGAATAGATAATTTGACCATTAAACAAATTTAGCACGATTAAAACACTCTCATGACAATATAacttacttttaaaaataatagttttttttattattatttctcaactgagttttaatttagaaactAGTGTCCTGTGTTTAAATTCCTTCAGGTGTGGGTTATCATCAAAGGTGATCATGGCCCGAGTCGGGTCATAACAACATTTCAAGCCCATTTGATAGACTCGACTCAACCAAagaaatgggcctaaaattttgcccaaacccaaCCCAGataaaaaaagctaaaattcgAGCTTAGCACTGTAGtctatattaaaaaattttatattatttttatagaaaaataaatttaaaaaatataatatatcaaatacactaaaaatattaaaataaatgttttctaaaaaattgaaaataaattaaaaaaaagtctatatatttagATAACACTAAGATATGTGCAATTTAACTAACAAACAAATGCCTCCAAAATAGttgtaaaattaacaataaaataataattatacaatattcaaacaataacaacaaaatagttacaatataatagtgaaataataataaaacaatgaaaaaagcAGAGCAAAacaatggaaaaataacaacaatttttttttttgtaaattcaGGCTGAGCATAAGCCAAAAAAGCTTTTTGAGGCCCGACTCATTTTATAAACGACCCTTTTTTTTTGTACAAACCTATTTTTCggacctatatttttgcccaaactcttCCACTTTTCAAGCAGACTGAATGACCCGACCATGATCGGATctaattatcattaatttttatataaaatataaaaaagattaaaacacccccttaataatataatttactttgaaaaaatagtagctttttatttatttcccaATTAAATTGTTGACTGATTAACTCCTGATATTAATTCAGTCAGAGCTTTTAAGTATAACCAACATGTATGCATGTGTATGTTTTCTACTAGTCTAATCTCGTTTTATCATCATTAAACCTAACTGTTTTATCCCGAACTAAAAGTCTAGCTACTCAACACGTATCCACTCATTCCAACTcaattttgaccaaaaaaaaaaggataactttaatccaaaattatcaaaacttaaaaccatccaaaattaaaataattcaaacccaaaacccaaaataactCGAATTCGAGATGAGaataaaaatctataataacccaacattaaaatctaaaaccacctaaacctaaaattaaatctaacaaaacaaaactaaaaaaagtaaccgaaatgtcctaaaattttaagcccTAAATCAATTCACCTAAATTAACCGCCAAACATTAATTAGTTAACAAAGCCATCCCTAACCTTAATACAGTAAAGTTTCTAAATACAACTCAACTTGCTAGCTGCTGCTACGGTGTTTGGGctaattgttaaaaaaaaacccttctGAACGGCTTCTCCGTGTTACCCTCGCTGTTTTATTGTTCCGTTTTTCTCTTTATTGTTAcaatttttagcaaaaaaaaatgaaaaaaaagaaacaaaaattttccatttcatttatatcAAAACCCGAGGAGAAGAAAGACCTTTAATACCAACCCATTTCCCATTACTTTGATTCTCTTTCTTTGTTCTTCCTTTTGGGTTTTTGTTCTTGATCGTAAATCGCCGAGTCTTTGATCGTTTCAAGAATCGGCTACATTGAAGGAAGCAGAGAAAGAGAATAATAAGATAaccatttgttttaaaaaaaattttgaggactttaatttagtttttaaatgatGTTGATCAGAACTGGGTTGTTTTGAAGTACTATGGAACTGATTGGTAAACGATTACAAGATGACGCTTTACATTGGTCGCGAAGCTTCAAAGGTGGGTGTCTGTGTTTGTTATGGTTCGTTCTATATGAGGTTTTTTCAGGGTTTTTGatttggtatttttaaaaaaatttatttgtagtTATGGAAGAGAATTTGTGCAGAAACAAGTGCAGAGAGCAATCTTTTTATAGACAATTGGAAATACATTATTGCCGGTTTCGTTTTTCAGGTTCATTTTctgcattttttttaatagatgCTTGATTTTATGAAGAGATTAGTATATGGTGAATTGTAATACTTAGAGAAATCTAAGCTTATGGCATTGTTTTAGCATTTGAATTAGGGTTGAAGGTGATACTTTTATGCTGTTTCTCGAAAGAATTTTGGGTCATTTGAGATTGTTTAATGTGTGTTTGTGTGTTGCAAAGTTCAAGTAATACTTAATTATAGTCATTTTCTGGCCTTTTGTTTTGGTATGAAATCTAGCATttgaattagggtttaaggtgtTACTTTTATCTTGTTTCTCGAAAGAATATCGGGTCATTTGAGATTGTTTAGTGTGTGTTTATGTGCCTTTTGttttggtattgaaatgtagcatttgaattagggtttaaggtgtTACTTTTATGCTGATTCTCGAAAGAATTTCAGGTCATTCGTGTTTGTTTAGGGTGTGTTTATGTGTTACAAAGTTCAAGTATACTTAATTATGTTCATTTTCTGGCCTTCTGTTTTGGTACTGAAATGTAGCATttgaattagggtttaaggtgtTACTTTTATGCTGATTCTCGAAAGAATTTCAGGTCATTCGTGTTTGTTTAGGGTGTGTTTATGTGTTACAAAGTTCAAGTATACTTAATTATGTTCATTTTCTGGCCTTCTGTTTTGGTACTGAAATGTAGCATTTGAATTAGGGTTTAAGTTGTTACTTTTACTCTCTTTCTCGAAAGAATTTCAGGGTCATTTGAGATTGTTTAGTGTGTGTTTATGCATTACAAAGTTCAAGTATACTTAATTATAGTCATATCTGGCCTTTTTATTTTGGTACTGAAATGTGCATTTTGCTCTCTGAAGTACATACACGGTGTAGCCGCTCGAGGAGTTCATTATCTACACCGGCCTGGACCGACACTACAGGATCTTGGATTCTTTCTTCTTCCAGTAAGTACAAGTTTCTTCTGTTTTTCCCTTTTGCTTATATCTCCATGATGTACAAGTTTCATATACttaattttcttgtaaatttagGAGCTGGGACAAGATAAAGCCTACATTAGTGAGACAGTGTTCATGTTTGTCTTTCTATCATTTTTCTTGGTAAAGTTATATTCCTCATTAGTTTCAGTTTGAGTAGCATCGTTTTTGTTTCCACTTCTAATGCATGAATTGATATTTGCAGTGGACTTTCCATCCTTTTGTTTTCAAGGTCAAAAAGTTCTATACGGTTCAAATTTGGTGCAGGGTGCTAGCATATTTAGTTGTAAGTGCTAATGCATTAGTCTTTCCCTTTTGTTCTGGTGATAAATATGCACCCACCATAGGTTCCTTTACTAAAGCAGTTTtaaggttctttgtttttcatattttgccaATGTATGTTACCATGTTTGAGTGAGAATCAACTTCAGCATTGTTGGTACAAAACCCTTTTTTATCTTTGACCAAAGGTTTCTATCCACGGGGATGAAGCCAGAAAATTGCTTTAGGGGGGCTAGAAATGAATCATAAATTATTGGGGGGCCAAAGCACAAATTTACCATTATACTAAcatgtaatttcataaaaatttaagggacTAAATGGAAATCTACCATTTTGGGGGACCAAGGCCACTGCTTGCCCCCCTTTGTCTTCATCCCTGTCTATCCATTGGAAGTACCGTTTTCATCAATGACCGGTCCAGTAAAAATTGAACTCGATGCTGAAGTTGTTCATCCATACTAATTTGGTGCAAATCTTGATAAATCAGAAACCTTTAGCATTTCCTCTGTAATTTTACTTAATAGttgtttgtttcatttatttatttgttgcaGGTTTCTCAGACTCTCCGAATTTTCACTTTCTATTCTACTCAGCTTCCTGGTCCAAATTACCATTGCCGACCGGTATATTTGTTCTCTGGGGGTTAATGTAACAAATGAAAACAGATTGGTTTTATCGTTTTAGTAAATAACTTGTGTTTGTTGCAGGGTTCAAAGCTTGCTAGATTGCCAGAACCGGATGGTGTGCTAGAAGTCCTtgtaattaattgtttgtatttttcttttgttgaactcttgatttattgtttttaaaaaacatagATATGTTCTTTAAGCATATACTCATTTGATTGTCAAATTTGCAGTTCCTCAAGGTGTAATATATGGCTGTGGTGACTTGATTTTTTCGTCACACATGATCTTCACCCTCGTCTTTGTTCTCACCTATCAGAAATACGGCACACGAAGGTAAAGCATGGTTTTTTCGTATTTAATCAATGGATGAGTCATCCTATTTCCTAAGTATGGCTGTAGCTGTCCCCTAAGTATGTTTGATCGGTTTTCTCGTATATAATCAATCCACTAATCATCCTAGCTTTGCTCTGTAGACATTACATATGAGTAAACAAATTGATTGGTTTGTAACGATATCGTTTGTACAATTGCAGATGTATAAAGCAATTTGGTTGGTCGATAGCTATTATTCAAAGTCTCTTGATTGTAGCATCTCGCAAACATTACACAGTTGACGTAGTTGTCGCTTGGTAATGAAGCAAactcccaaaattttttatttatacataactaaacttcatttttgttttctgcAGGTATACTGTTAATTTAGTGGTATTCTTCGTAGACAAGAAATTGCCAGGTTAGAAATGTTTCGATCTTATCTAACTTCGGTCATGGCATTTTGGAGTGGTTCTAACACTAACATTTTACTGCAGAATTGTCCGGCAGAACTAATGGAAGTTCGCTTATTTTGTTACCCTTGAGCACCAAAGATAAAGATAAATGGACCAAAGAAGAGAATCACAAACTTTTGAACGGGAATTCTGTAAACCCTGCTGATCGGGTACAGTAACTTTATCAGTTTAACTCTTTTCCCTCTTTGGATATCTTGGTATTTATTGGTAGtgttttctaaatttgtttAGAGGCCAAGATCTCAAAGTAATGGCAAGAATCTGGAAGATGTCAATATAAACCAGGTCGATACTTCAATGAACAGTACACCATAATGGGGGACTGTTTTGAAACCATATCGTTCTTGGATTTAAAGACTCGACTTCTTCCAAAAATGGTAAACTTTATTTGtaaatcttaaaagaaaaaaacagtaCTTGCTATTTCTTGGTTTAAAACCATCATCAGCTATCATTAGCATCAAACATGTACATGCtggttctttcttttctcttgttgatagtttttttttttcatttgttgtgGCTTTTGAAATATtggttctctttttttttgtctaattacGGTTTTAGTCCATCTAACATGGCAAAATTTAAGATCTAGTCCTTCTACTTTATTTTGGCGTAAATTGGTCcctctatttttataatgtttttactttttagtaGGTAGTTGTTGTTAAAGTGATGacagtaaaattttcttaaacaaCATTAAGCATTCATTGAacatctaaatttattattggttGAAAACTTCACTTTATGACCAaacaatagtaaaaaaaattcaattattctTTGAATGCAACAACTAACGGTACTATTTGGTTTTAGTCCATCTACCATGGTGAAATTTGAGATTCGGTCCctttattttggtataatttggtttctctatttttttattataatgttattagtagGTAGTTGTTGCTGTTAAAGTGATGacaataatttttcttaaacaacattaagcattcatttgacatataaatttaTCGATTGAATGTTCCCATTATCTAGACTGTGACCCAATAATAGTAAAAGAAAATCCCAATCATATTGATTTAGACCTATTAATAGTAgaggatcaaattataatatcGATTTATGTCAAATTCAATGTGAATATTTGGAACATAATTGTTGTCTCTCTCAATACAGGATTTGCAGGTGAGAAGTGCTTGAATCTTAAAAGAACTGAAATCCCAAAAGGAGGTACGAACTATGGCCAATCTTTGAAAACTCTGGTTCCTGTGACTAAAATGGCTATGGTGATTTCAATACCCTGGGGCCACCACTTGTCTACAATTCTTACCCTTTTTCAGTACCTTTGAATGGGGCAATGATGTacatggaaaaaagaaaaaggcttATTTTCGTAGCCAGGCTGCTTAGTCTTTATTGCTTCTGTAGGGAAACCCTTTTTCTTGTAATGTTCCAATTAATATACCTTCCACGGGTTTTTTTAACAGCATCTCACTCTCTAATAGAAACTTGTTAGGATAATTATTACCATCGGTCCAAAATCCATCCGGGTTTGGGCCGATAGGTTTTGGACTGGCATTTGCCCAAACTTACAAGGTCGCAAATTGAGTTTGCAGGCAGAGTTCGCTCGCTGAGCTTACTCCCTACGAATCTATATATGCATGAGAACATTTAACACGTGTTAAACCTAGAGTAGGGTATGTGTTTGTATGCATAGAGTTTACCTAGCATGTCATTAcccatattatataaataaataaaatatcactaggaaaaaagaatagaaagaaaaagaccTCAACAAAACTAAATATTGGGTCTTGATGCTCTATTTTTGGGGATCTTAATGGTATCGGTACATAAAGAATATAAGCGCTAAGCTACACACATCTCGGAAAACTAGTATCatcttttgataaaaaattaagacaTTGGGAAATACATGACCCTAAAAGATGGTTTTTTCCAACTTTTCacttaaaagtttaaaaataaattatcaattaaattgattaaaaatatataaaattggaaCCAtcccaaaattcaatataataattttattgtttttcattcttttaaaattaaccttcaatgttacaaaggaaaataaaattgaaaaaaagttaaattacaTAATGGGTAAATGTTAAAGGTTATATTATAATCAAGACTAAATcgacataatttataaattttgagaattaaagttgctattatgtcaattttaaaagctgcCACCATTAATTAATCAGTgactaaaaagataaaattaaatagttgaatgatcaaaaaaaatttactaataattaaatgactattaatataaattaccataaaattatattatccacCTTTATATATTGTCaatgtaataaaattttcaagtatatGTGCTGTACAACAGCTAGTGTTGCTTGCCCATGTGGGATTCTCTATGGAGTGTGCTTATGTCGACAAATTGACGGCAAAGAGGCCCCATTTTTCTTCCATAATCTTATAAGGTAAGCACAAAATGATTGATGCCCTCAAAAGCAATGCTGCCGCAATTTAAGCTCTGAAAAATTGGTACTACTAGTTTATCTCATTTTTATCCCGTGAATTTTGATACAAATTCGAAAATCAACTTGATTTAACCTGATTAGAtcgtaaatatttaacaatttaaatttattaaacactaattaaaatgactttaaaatatgaaaacttaaattaatccgatctaaattgatttaaaatcgATTTGATCCGATAAATTTTGGGGCCGAAGGTGCAAACTTTCATCATTGTTGCATGTAATAACGACCACTTTCTCCTTTTGCATGCATTGCCGGGcctttaggttttttttttcatgtaaaagAATGACCAAAAATAGGGTCCTCTTGAACCCTAATAAGTGGGTGATATTAATTATGTCACCACCTGTTAGACATatactctttatttttctattattattattattattatttcaatctttttatcggattaagttttaaatttgagcATAATAGAATGGGTTTTAAAGAGGTTATCGATAACATAAAGGTAGAGAGGCTACAACCATAAGCAGAATGATTCGATTGAaacgatattttaatttaataatttaactaaaattaaaattttaaaacgagAATTGGA from Gossypium raimondii isolate GPD5lz chromosome 1, ASM2569854v1, whole genome shotgun sequence harbors:
- the LOC105786513 gene encoding phosphatidylinositol:ceramide inositolphosphotransferase 1 yields the protein MTLYIGREASKLWKRICAETSAESNLFIDNWKYIIAGFVFQYIHGVAARGVHYLHRPGPTLQDLGFFLLPELGQDKAYISETVFMFVFLSFFLWTFHPFVFKVKKFYTVQIWCRVLAYLVVSQTLRIFTFYSTQLPGPNYHCRPGSKLARLPEPDGVLEVLVINFPQGVIYGCGDLIFSSHMIFTLVFVLTYQKYGTRRCIKQFGWSIAIIQSLLIVASRKHYTVDVVVAWYTVNLVVFFVDKKLPELSGRTNGSSLILLPLSTKDKDKWTKEENHKLLNGNSVNPADRDLQVRSA